TTAGTTCACATCCGCTGGTGAACATCCTATCCACTCCTTCCTTGTCGACACCCAACATGTTCTATTAATCAGGCAATACTCATGATCGACATTGACTTTGTTTGGCCAATGATTCTTCTTCGCTACTATGGCCCGACTTAAGAGATTCCCCCTTGCCTCAGTGGCCTTTGCTCTTCTTTATCAGCATTAGCTCAAGCTACTGCCATATTTAGAGCCATAATGGATGCATAATGGCATCAATTCTCATTAAGTTTAGCTCTTTGACATCAGAGTTGACTGATTCACAAAAGAATCACTCATTTTGGGATCCAATTTGAAGAAGACCGGATGATTGATTTATTAAATTAGCTACTGAAACGTCTTCGTGACGCACAATGtgatcctaattttttaaatgtcaaTTAAGTTTGTCACGCTACTTAATATACCGAATCGGATATAATATCCCTAAGATGATAATCATGCCTTCTTGGCCATGTTAAATTAGCTACTAAAATGTCTTCATGACGCGTGACGTGACCCTACTTATTTAAATGTCAATTACGTTCGTCACGCCACTTAATGTACCGAATTCAACTTAATATCCCTAGGATGGTAATCATGCGTTCTTGGCCAAGTCATACATGGAATAGAGAAGCAAAACTTACCAGAATGATTACGTTGACGTTCTGCGAAGAGATTTTGGGCGGCCCTTCTTTCCCGTCGCCCTCATAATCCAAGACTGCGTCCAAGAAGTCTTTCGTCGCTCTCGTCTCTCCCCCGAGCTTTCGCTCCTCCAACCTCTCTTTCACGAACCCTTCGGCGATCTTCATGGCTCGACCCATGTCCTTCGCCATGCCTGCCTTGATCCCCTGCGGATCCCACCATCTCAACCATGGCGCGAAGTCGGACACGTTCGGCTTGCCGGCCCACTCCATAAACCGGTTCATGGCGTCGAAGAACTCCGGCCCATCCTTCGATTGCGGGTCCAACAGGTCCCGCGACAGCACCATGTTGCCCATCACATTAAACGCCAGGAGAAAGAGGAAGTGGGATAAGTCGATTCCTTGctcttaagaaaaaaaaaaaaaaaacagaaacaagaCATTTTCAACGATTAGTCCTAATCAGACAAGTAGTCGTGACACTAGTGCAAATATCGTGTAGGGTATCGGATCTTCATGCCACTTTGATATTTTATAAGGAATTTAAAAGTTCCTTTCTATCTCTTGCTTTATTTTTCTCTCGATTAATACAAAGaagaatctcaaattagtacatatatgataaatttacctaaaataattttttaccacaaaaacctACCAACTGgaacacttgtgacaaatttattccaaactaattttttcaccACCAACAACCTTAAACCGATATAAAAACTAAtatacttgtaacaaatttaccctctgttagttttctttaaattgagctaatatcataaaaaatcccaaaccgatatgcctatgacaaacggagggtgaaagccccaaattagtacatccgGTCAACCGTCACGTATTATCTAACACGGTAATTTGAGGGTGAAATTTgacaaaaactaacggatggtgaATTTGCCACATATGtatcagtttagaatttttggtggtcaaaaaattaatttgaagtaattttatcataaatatactggtttggaatttttcttccTATTAATTCTTCGTTCcctttgaagaagaaaactatTATGTCAgccattcaagattaaaaaTGCAACACAAACGTCAGAAGTAACACCAAGCACGTAAGAAATAACCTATTGTTGCTCGTTTAGCCACCATTTCTTCCTCTACAAAGGCAATCACGCTGTCGACGCATTTCTGCCTGAGGTGGGCCGTCTCGTTGATCCGCTTGTTCACGAGGAGCTCCGCGGAGCACAGACGCCGGAGAACGCGCCAGTAGCCGCCGTAACGGCCGACGGCAAGGGAGCCTTGGTCGTAGCCGTGAGCCGTCAGCGCGTGGGGACACTTGCGGTCCGCGAACACGAGGTCGTGGCCCTTGAAGAACTCCGCGGCGGCCTGAGCCGATTGGATCACCATGGTGTTCAGGGAACCGAGCTTCAACCACGTGACAGGCCCGTGCTCAGCTCGGAAGCGGTGGAGGTTCTGGTGCGGCTCGGGCCAGAGGTCGAGGATGTTTCCGATCACGGGCCATGCCGGAGGCTGAGGGGGAAGCTTGGTGTGCTTCCGACGGCTGAGAAGGAAAGCTAGGAGTGCCGGAAGGAGGAGGCCGAGCCAAAGGAGCGAAACTGGGGAGTACTCCATTGGCAAAGCTTTGAGCTGTTGCTCACCCCGCACTGATGCGATTATTGCTGGGAAAGCATTGATAATAAATAGACCCTCGTATCCTGTTCACAAGAAAGCAACCCAAaataagtaagaaaaaaaaatcagtaggtggaaatatatataatatataattagattttattatattattatatAAGGAGTAAACATGCTGGTCACGTTGATTCTTGTAATCCATCAGGCAACTCGATCCTTACTTCATTgcaataatttcatttttggtccCACAACTAACGTGAATCAGGCAATTGCATCCTGTAATACTTAATTTGCGCATCCAAAGGACTACTTGATGTTGATACATGAATTTCACCGATTAATTCATCATGCATTATCACAGAAAATCATTTTAGTAATCAAATTCGCTGACAATGGCGGAGCTTGACCCCTGGTAAAAGAACAGTTAGTTTATAAGACTTTGCATTCATTTTTCTCGCTGTCCTACTCGTGCACATATAAACTAGCGGCATGATAATTCCTTAATTATTAGGTTTTGATTCGCATACGTCATCCATGTCGTGACCCGATCTCGAAAATCGAGCCAATAGATTGCTAAGCTTCCAAGATGGGCTTAGCTCATGCCCTCCTAGGCCCATACTGTGACATCCCTTGTCTCACATTACTTAGGAGAGGAGTCATGGGCTAGTTTATATAGCAATGGGTCCCTATTGACATGCAAGACACGGTTTTTGAGGGCTGCATGGGCAAGCCtcggaggaaaaaaaatcgTGTGGATcatgtgtccaaagcggacaatatcttgcgagTGATGAGCTCAGGTCGTTacagttggtatcagagccgacttcCAACAGCATGTGGGCCACACTGAGCGATGCATAGCGGGGACGCTGTGCCACTAAGGGGGAAAGTATGTGTgacatacatatacatatatatatgtatgtagtTTTTcctacatacatatatatggtCGAAAactatgtacatatatatattcacaCACAATCTAATAAGTGCGGCAAGTTGATATCGATAAAATGTtctagaaattttatatgaggTTAAATTAGctgattaaattttttctaatctTATTATAAAGTAATATATGTAATTAATGTTGAAGGAAGTGAGAGGCAACAGACTTTGTGATGAATGTGGCTCAACCATTAACAATTATTCTACTTGTCTTTCTTTATATATAGTTTGGTCACACATATGACCTATAATAATCAGAACGAAAGAAGACAGTCATGATGATCAAAATTAGATAAATTCTCATAGcacttctttgtttctttttttaaaattaaaaaaaaataataaaaaatgctatCTAGTTAAAATTTAGGTATAAATGCACtattagtcctaaaatttattacaaaagtgcaattgagttctaaaactttcaaaaagttctatcaagttctaaaaccgatcaaattagtgcaatcaagtcattccattGACACTGTCAATTCAGTAactaaaaaaagctaaaattttaggGAAAAGTAAAACACAACtgcgaaaaaaataatcatggcAAGGGATAGTGGGGGTGCCGTTGCTGCTCATCACCGGTCCTAAGCGAGGTGACCGGCTCGCAAGACCCGAGCGAGGGTTGGCTtagggccggtgaccctcaccgGACCTGGGCTAGAGGTGAGGGCAATGACCCTTGCTAGGCCGAGACAAGGCTAAGGACTGGCGGCTCGCTAAGATCTGGGTTGATTGAAATAAAAGGGGACCTGAAAAATCATAAGATGACGTGCGAAACAAAGCCACAATTTTTCACTCTACCGAGGCGAAAGGATCGTATAAAATCCGAATCACCATATACACTCACAAAGGCTACTCCACGGAAATTTAAACCTCTTTTATGATCCGACAGATCCCGCCCATTCCCTATCAACTCCACCAACGGCCACAATTACGCCCAAAACCATCCAAGACATCTCCAAAATTTTAAACCTCTCGCCTTTCTTAATAATACATAAAACTCTTCAAACCTCGACGCCATCCATCACATGGACAGCCAAACACAAGCAGAACTTTCTCTGGCTTTCCTTGTCTTTTGCTTTTGACTTCGAGACCGACGTGAGGTTCTAGAGCAGCGCCGTCGTGGCCCTCCAAGAGGCCGCCGAGGCTTACCTCTGACGACCCGATTTTTTTGCCGGTTTATTTTAAAAGCAggattatatatatttatctaGCTTGAACCTTTATGAACGAGAATTTGGGGTTAATAAGTTTTGGCGTGGTGAATTCATTGATAGGCCGTTTGTGATTTAATTAATTGTGATATGTTGAAGTAAGATCGGCCAAGTGTGACATTGGTTCGCGATTCGAGCGCGAAGCCTCCAAATCCccgcttcctctctctctctctctctcttcattttggtGGACTCCCTCAAAATCTCTCTCAAATTTCCTATCTTCTCTCTCAGGGGGTCTTGCCTCGGCCTCTCTTGTGCGCTCAGCCCGACGATGCTGGCGACTCCCTAGCTCGTAAATGCTCCCGATGTCATTGGACCTCTGAATGCCCGCGCTCTCTCTGCTCTCTCCTCTGTCATCTTGCGTGTCTGCCGATCTGTCTCCTCTGTCCTGTCTCACACTTCTCCAAGCTCGCTCTCGTCTCTCCTCTGATCTTCCCCATGCTACCTGTCCTCTCTATTTTAACGCACACACCTCACCTCTCTGTCCTCCGAGAGTTCCGGACCTCCGCTTTCCCCGTCCTCTTTCCTCATCGACTCACGTGCCCCCAACATGTCGCTGACGTTAACTACGTTTCTGACGTGTTAAAACGTGTTAAAACGTCATCGGATGCGTATCCGTATCCGATACCGAAGCGGCGACCTCTTCGATGTGTCGATGC
The genomic region above belongs to Rhodamnia argentea isolate NSW1041297 chromosome 6, ASM2092103v1, whole genome shotgun sequence and contains:
- the LOC115748476 gene encoding iridoid oxidase-like isoform X1, encoding MEYSPVSLLWLGLLLPALLAFLLSRRKHTKLPPQPPAWPVIGNILDLWPEPHQNLHRFRAEHGPVTWLKLGSLNTMVIQSAQAAAEFFKGHDLVFADRKCPHALTAHGYDQGSLAVGRYGGYWRVLRRLCSAELLVNKRINETAHLRQKCVDSVIAFVEEEMVAKRATIEQGIDLSHFLFLLAFNVMGNMVLSRDLLDPQSKDGPEFFDAMNRFMEWAGKPNVSDFAPWLRWWDPQGIKAGMAKDMGRAMKIAEGFVKERLEERKLGGETRATKDFLDAVLDYEGDGKEGPPKISSQNVNVIILEMFFAGAETTSSTIEWAMAELLRQPESMKKAKDELDQAVGSNGKLEEIDTENMPFLQAVVKETLRLHPPLPLLIPRNTLKETKFMGFDIPKDTMVYVNAWGIGRDPDAWEDPLAFKPERFLGSNIDYKGQNFELIPFGSGRRMCVGLSLAHRVLHLALASLLYRFDWELGGGLTPETLDMRDRSGITLRMLHPLKVIPKKRSV
- the LOC115748476 gene encoding iridoid oxidase-like isoform X2, which produces MEYSPVSLLWLGLLLPALLAFLLSRRKHTKLPPQPPAWPVIGNILDLWPEPHQNLHRFRAEHGPVTWLKLGSLNTMVIQSAQAAAEFFKGHDLVFADRKCPHALTAHGYDQGSLAVGRYGGYWRVLRRLCSAELLVNKRINETAHLRQKCVDSVIAFVEEEMVAKRATIEQGIDLSHFLFLLAFNVMGNMVLSRDLLDPQSKDGPEFFDAMNRFMEWAGKPNVSDFAPWLRWWDPQGIKAGMAKDMGRAMKIAEGFVKERLEERKLGGETRATKDFLDAVLDYEGDGKEGPPKISSQNVNVIILEMFFAGAETTSSTIEWAMAELLRQPESMKKAKDELDQAVGSNGKLEEIDTENMPFLQAVVKETLRLHPPLPLLIPRNTLKETKFMGFDIPKDTMVYVNAWGIGRDPDAWEDPLAFKPERFLGSNIDYKGQNFELIPFGSGRRMCIGLSLAHRVLHLNLAMLLCRFDWELGGGLTPETLDMRERGGITLRKFHPLKVIPKKRSP